From Xyrauchen texanus isolate HMW12.3.18 chromosome 15, RBS_HiC_50CHRs, whole genome shotgun sequence:
tttacacttttgtttaataaacctcCTCGTTTGCACTCGTCTGCATCCctgacagaacgaacgaccaacaatggatctagcagttcTACAAGCCAACTGCAGTCTGCTAAGCCtcatgcaagaggaccgtccggtggaagaccacatccgcgattttttCGCGCTAGCGAGTgccacggacttcccagactccttcctggtggggtttttccgggccaacctgaatagtgcgctcaaggagcggttacCACTGGCGAcgtgcggctggacgctccgcgagttcattgaggagactctgctggtctgcacttcgccattcactgtgggcatcgttgaggaggaccctgcctctcctcccacagtggtaacctcCCATTTGTCCATGGCTCGTTCCTTCATGCCTGCCCCGCCTgtcagcaagccaacccccacccctgccttggtcaaagagccagcggtgccagcttcgtccgcccggaggaggaggagaagaaaggcttccgctctcCAGcctatgcctgccacggtcagcgagccagcgccagtagcctcgaccgtcccagaaccagcgcctgcagcctcgaccgtcccagagccagcgcctgcagcctcgaccgacccagaggcagcgcctgtaacctcgaccgtcccagagccagcacctgtagcctcgaccgtcccagagccagcgcctgtagcctcgaccgttgcagagccagcgcctcccgagcctcccagggctcctacggagccacctccctcggctccacctccagagcctaccagggctccgcctctagagcctcctacggcgccacctccctcgtctccgcctcaagagcctcctacggcgccacctcctgagccttccagggcgccgcctctagagcctcctacggcaccacctccctcagctccgcctcctgagccttcgatggttccgcctaccacggctccgtctcctgagcctccctcggctccgcctccaaagacTTACATGGCTCCGCccacctcggctccgccctcagagttccCCATGGCGGTGGTtctgaggccgactcccagacctcccaaacctgtcctgtggccgactcccaggcctcctgaactggTCCCTGTCtggtggccacctcccaggcctcctgaacctgtacctgtcctgtggccagctcccaggccacctgacccagtccccatcttgtgctcccctttccttttttctagttttcttaggatcgtctggaatccgatcctttgagggggggttatgttacgatccctggttgtctgccccgtgttttccgtgttgCCGTCACCCTGATTCCCGTccttcatcactgtgtcattgttcgcacctgattgtcgtttgttatcatcatgtctctgtgtatttaaaccccgctgttcctccattcccttgttgttcgttgttctgactgttttgatgttttccCCTGTTCTGATGTTTGCTCTGCTGCCTGTCTTGccatgttcatcctgccgtgtttatccagtccgtgttccttcgatgtctccatgttttagtttcagttttgtcttgtttacactttcaaactcctcgtctgccctcgtctgcatcccTGACAAGGAGATTCCGTATATCTCAGTTACAGAGAAGCTGCCGAACTCAAACTTTTGCGCATGCGTCAAACTAGTTTGAACATGTATGTAGCAGGGAATTTTGTACaggataaatacaggtaaacatcatattatgtgactaagcatcactttacggagagtgTGCAAATGAAGCACTGACTTGGTTACATACTATCGAGTAGTTACTAAGcctttagtgtgaactttacgtctcaacttaagtgagaccttatgcacagctggtgcaaccctaccctggccATTAGTAAAGCACCATGTGGCCACCGTCCGTAACGATAGTAACAGCTCCAGTATGCGCAAGAGTTTTCCCATTTAGGCTTaaaaattcttacacatttttttatagtatatatttattcattatatctctttttttcttttttttttttttttgccacatgtaaataaagaatttaaataaaataaagaaatgtgaAATTTCAAGTTTTTTAACCATGGATTCTAAATCCTTAtagttaaattaaatgtataatccTAATTCAGTGCATACTCTTAAATCTTTATATCATATCAAACATTCCGAAAAACCATTAGGGTTAactttttagaaaaacatttaccctttcagaaaattgtcATTCTTTCTCACTTTTTTCCACAAATGTCAAATTTTCACTTAATCATTAACACTGTCTAGAGAACAGTATGACCCTGAACTTTGAAATGTTTTGGAGTTTTTGCATCCTTGATGTCACCAAAACATGTGTTTAGTCTGGTTAAAGAGACACAAACATAGTGGGAAGGTCAACTGAATGGAGTTCAGTTGATGAACttgatgtgttttttcttttggtcttagATGTACTTCAGCGAGAGGTGACACTTTCACCTGAGGGTAAGCCACATTTTTACATATGCATCTTTGgcagttattaaaaataatatttatattaaaacaagAGAAAGTATTTTTCTGTTCTTCTCCTTTCAGAGAGGGGCTTTATAATGTTACAGAGACCAATAAATCATTACATATCCAAGTTGATGAAACTAATAGGTGGGCACTCATTATCTGCTTCCCTGTTTTttaggcaaaaataaataaattttaattgATGACTAAGTTTGAAGGTGTTTCACAACCATTCTTGTGTTTCTTTGTGTGCATTTAGTTTCAGCCTCTTTAGGGCCAGATATGAGCCCAATAGAAGACACAAATTTTCATCCTGAGGACGTCAGAAGTGGTACAGTTGAATGCACAActatgaggtgttttcagtggaGAGCTGAGAAAGCCCTGTGGATATCCGTGGAATTTGAACACCCGTGATTCCCAAGTCCTACACACCCCCACCCcttctgtgtttgtttaataGAGAACACTTTATTTGAATGTTCTCTTCGTTAAGTGTTTTAAaatgggttcattaatgacttataaattatctacaaatgcattataaatcattcatatgtggttataacaaaaATTTAGACTTTCATGGATACTTAacaaatatttagcattttaacttGTATGTTATTAATGCTTAATAACACCTATCCAACATTAGTAAccaatgaaaatgtacatttaaatcgaTTCCACGGAATTTCACAGATTTCCTCCCACAATTATTGCAGAAAGTACACAAACTTTTACCAACATTATGCCAAGGTTTTGCTTCAACAGTCTGTCATCTTTCTCCATTCTCCATGAAAATTCCACCTTCACCTTTCTGTTCTTTATCTTAATATTTTCAGGAAGCAGAGTTTTAGGTCCTCACTCCATGGGACCCAACATGGGGCCGGAGATTCTTTTCCCACCAGCCTTTCCAACTATCGGCAACCTCCAAGATATCTGTAAATTTAGTAAAGCTCCGGTCCGATACCCTAAAGACATGTTTCCTATGGATGGCTTTAGTGGGGAGCATCGTCAGGCTGATGCTGTCAATCAACTTCAGCCGTGGTATGGTGTGTGCTGTGGCCTTAATGCAACACAGGAAGAGCAAATCTGTTGTGCTATACAAGCGGTGAGAATACCTACATCATTACCTTATTTTATCAGGCATGTGAAACagagagatagaacaatggacaggGTTCATCAACCTTGTCTATAAAGAGACTTTTATTGGTTTGTGTTGAATAGGTcatcaaaaatgtttaattctgtcatatagtTCTCTTGTAGCGCTAAACAATGCCACTGTGATTTAAGCCTCTCTCTTAGTGCAcatgatcatttacatttatgcattttggctgacgcttttatccaaagcgacttacagtgcacttattacagggacaatcccccctggagaaacctgtagttaagtgtcttgctcaaggacacaatggtggtggctgtggggagcgAACCAGCTGTTAAGAACTATGCCGTTTGctttaaaaatatgcaaataatatAGATCTTGAATGATTtagttttgttaatttttgtatGGTATTTAATTTTTGAGTTTCATTTGTGTTGTGGTAACggaggtcttttattttgaagttcactCACGTGAGCGGATATAACGTGCATACGGTTCAAACATTTCAATATGATTGAGACCCATACACATATGGTCACGGTGTCAAAGGCTTACGGTTTGCAAGGAGTTTAAAAGGATTTAGCTCCTGGTTTGAATGGAGAACAAGGTATGATCATGGACTTCCTGTTATCTTTGTTTggatttatattatttgtattaagaTCACTTATTGTTTTGCTTTGTATAATATGCGTAAGTCAATCTTACTTTATTTGGTCTTGATggatttttattcttttttcggtatttgttttcttttgtacaaGCTTTTACGTTGATTCTCAACGAATATGGTGTCCAACAGTGTTTTTAATCGTGATGACGGACAAGTGAATAAAGTGTGGGAATCATCAGTCAAAGAGTCCAATCTTTCTTGAACCAGGCAGCTACAGTAAAAGCTTGCAATGTTCAATCTG
This genomic window contains:
- the ecm1b gene encoding extracellular matrix protein 1 isoform X3 translates to MGSSRVLGLHLMLLLVLVCEASEDVLQREVTLSPEERGFIMLQRPINHYISKLMKLIVSASLGPDMSPIEDTNFHPEDVRSGSRVLGPHSMGPNMGPEILFPPAFPTIGNLQDICKFSKAPVRYPKDMFPMDGFSGEHRQADAVNQLQPWYGVCCGLNATQEEQICCAIQAWKRTLSDFCDEEFSVKTSHYSCCHKTNQARWTCFDKEVSDSSYNVSSEVSNAYTPLKVKGFKYNPNACKG